DNA sequence from the Penicillium psychrofluorescens genome assembly, chromosome: 3 genome:
ATGGATGTGATGTGAAATGCAGACTGGAGCTGCATTTTTCTATGAGTATGCAACGGTATTGATATGGAGAGGCCGTTGCCTCTTTTTCTGTCCTATGGAGTTATTCGCGAGGGAAGTACCGGACTGATGCGTTACTGCGTCCTCGGTGAGGACCTGgctgtttctttttggtgTCTGGAGTCTTTGGGGCTTGTGGGATTATTTTTCAGTGAACATAATAGTTATCTCGTCCCCTACTTAACATGAGTAGTTAGTTATCTAGGGAAATGGTTTGTGAATTAAGTAGTAATCCTAAAATTAGACGAATCATGAACCATTTGCTGCGGGAAAAAAAAGCTGTTCTTAACGTACTTCGAGAATTGCAGATCCAGCAATGATGTTATTGTCAGAGACAGTGTCATTAGTGGTGGCGAGAATGACATAGCTCTGACCCTTAACACCACTATGGATGGTAATAGCTGCTATCAGAAGGAGTGACAGTAGCCTGGATTGGACCAGTCACGGTGATACAAGCGGCGTAGATGGGCCCGCTAGCAGCGGACCCCCTGGACCCCTTTCCTGTTATATGGGGCCAACAGTTAGGATGGATCCGGCGTTGAGATACTGCTTGCTCACAATGTGAGGTAGCAGGTCCGAGGTATACGCTAACACCTATCTCTACAAGGTTTCCTAAAATGGGTCAACGCATCCAGCATTGATAAGCTCGTGCCCCAAAGAAACAGACTGACGGCTCAATATGGCCGGAAGCGTATATTATCCTCTCACGACAGATTACATGAGCAATTGAGTTTGCGTTGATTTAATCACGAGTCGAGTTGTTTGTCCAGAAAATAAGTTGATACTGGATTTTTCTTTGGAGGCACATGTACTGGATGTGTTTGCTGACCCAGTAAGGCAGCTGGCTGCCAACAGGAATGGATTTAATCGATCGACATTATAGATCCCCCAAAATAGAATATGGTATACCATGCCAAGCGCATGGATGCTGGCCGATTTGAGCAATGCCTCAAATGTGGGTCTCATTAAACCCTTTTGTCGCCAAAGTAGGCGTCCAATTCGTCCGATCTTATTGTCCGAAAGGACTCCTGACCCTCACAATGGGCTAGGAAATTTGGAGCTTATTTCGCAGCGAAAACACATTGTGCACATGCACCCCTGCTCAGTTCATCTTTTTGCCTCTAGCTCGAGCGACTTAGAATGCAGAGGGAGTTTGCAATGGCCCGAGCCATCAAGGGTTGAACCCCTTCGTGTTGCATCCACTCTACAAACGGGTCATTGATCTGACTTGCTGAGCTCTCTGGTCAAGACATCAGAAATACTACGATATTATCTGGTGCTTTCTGTGCGTGAGGCGGGCCTTTCAGAGTCAATTGCTACCGATACCAAGGGTGACTGACGGATGGGACCGAGGAATGTGTAGACGAAGGATttggagaagcagaagaatgcGGCATTACAGAAAGAAACGCCAAACTCTGACAGCAGTGAGTTGGTCTCTCAAGCGAACGATTGTGGAGATTTGATGTTGGGAACTTGACGGAAGAGGAGTATTGTAACGAGATAAGTGATGCTTTGACTTTACTTGCTATGAGTTAATGACGTCGTTATATTATTATTTGAAATAATTCGATTATCATGCAAGGTAACAATGATTTAATAGACACAAATGAAAGGGCTCTCTTGAATCATTCCGAGTCGCTCTCGTTTTCGCTCGTTTTCGTTCCCGGATCTGACTGTCCAAGAGCCTCTCCATCGACCAACTCATTTGATCGACTCATTTAAGCTTTGACGAGTATCCCTGTGAATACAAATTTCGATGATATTATGTACTCAAGTCGGAGGCGACAATAAATACCGCCCGTACACGCAGTGCAGACAGCGCTGACCATTTCATTGAAAGTGACTAATTCTAGCGATACTTGTTAATCCGATCGGAATCGCCTACATTATAGCTTCAATGGGCTTCTGATAATCTCTCTttgtgctgctgctgtttcGGAATGACGAGGATTACCCCTCGAACTTGTCTCTATCCTCTCACGGGCAGCCTTCTGCTCACCTTTGGACTCTCGATCGGTCTGACCTTTCGGTCGGATCATCATTGCTATGCTGGTACCTGTGGTGAATGGCTTTTCCCTCTCCAGGCACGATTACATGTGGTGATCTGGTACTCCTGGATACTGATCTCCACGGTGTTCTTCGCCGTTCGCGCCTTTCAACCTCAGCTACGTCGTTTTATCCAGCAACAACTGTTTACTTTCAAGCTTCCCTTGGTCGGTGAACGCTTGGCTATCAGCGCTGTACTTGGGTTCCTCTGGATTATCAGCCTCTATGGCATCATTGTAGGTGTCTGGTGGATTCGCCTGCGGGACTATTTCGTGGACAGGGGCCAGGAGGGCGGCGTGGTGGAGGGAAATCACCGCCTCGCCGCGATTGCATTGACCGGTCACCTATGCGATGTCACAATGGGAATGGTTCTCATCCCCGTCTCCCGGCACAGCGCACTTGCGTCCTTCTTCAAATTGTCCGTCTCAACAACGCTTACCTTTCATATGCTGATGGCATATACTCTCTTCACCCTCGTCCTGATCCATGGATTCCTTTATGTATCCTGGGTGCCCGTTTTCAACTCCCTCTCAGAGACGCTTCGGAGGGTATATCCTGTCTTAAACCCAACCTACTTATACTACGAGGCTTGGCCGGGTAactcgtcggccttgggCGTCTGGCGAGCCTCCCTTATATTCTCTGGTATCGTCTCCACCTCGATCATGGGTCTCATTTTCGTTACCACGCTGCCGAAGATTCGAGCGAAACATTTCAATCTCTTTTACTTTACCCATCTCCTGAGTATAGTGGCTGTTATCGTCATCTGTTTGCACGCCAGTACGGTTTTTTACTGTGTGTCTCCAGGGCTAGCCATGTGGGTGCTCGACTGGGGTATGCGACTGTACGAGCTGAGGGAGTGTGTGCAGGGCAAGGTGATCCATCTAGGAAAGGGATGGTATAGGTACTTCCAACCTTTCAAAGCATTAAACTAGCCAAGCTGACTTTAATCGTTTTCAGTATTGACCTGCCACTTCCTCGACACCGACTCGATGGGTGTGCTTGCACGTCGCCGCTTGCACATTTCTATATTCGCCACGCGAAATCCTCCGCCCGGGAGCTCCATCCTTTCACCACGATCAGCCCTCTTGCTTCTCAAAGCAAGGTGACTCCCGGGTCCCGAGATGATATTCTGATCCAATTTCTTTTTCGGAAGCGTGGGAGGCCCTACAGCGTTCCCCAGCCACAGGCTAGGAATGGTAGGCTGCCGACCTGTTTAAGCTTATTTCACAAATCCGCGAAGCCGACGTCCCAGTGGACAGACAAGATAGCTGGTCTCGCCGATAAAGGCCAGCCACTATCGGGATCAGGAGAGAACAATGATATGAATCAGTCAACTGCCAGTCCTTCTATCGGGGTTGACGGCGAGAGTCAAACGTCCATTTATACCTCAAACGCAGTGGACGTTTCTTTACGGCTCGAAGGTCCGTATTTTACTGTGGCAGATCCCTCACGTTACAAAACTGTCGTATGTTTTGTCGCTGGTACCGGAGTGAGTGGGGCTATAGCCATAGCCCGTGCCTTTCTTgagcagaagagagagaaaatggcTGCTTTTGACAATTATCGTGAAGGGGGAGCCAAGGACGGATCAGCAAAACCGTCTCTCTGGGAGAGATGCGTGGTTTTCTGGACCGTGAGAGAAGAGAACTATATCGATCTACCATATCTTGAAGGTAGAAACCAATTCCGGGAATCCTCATTGTATACCAGGTATACTGACACTGGCTTTGTTTAGCGGACCCAACTACGTCTCTCGACATTCAGGTGCATCTCACTGGCAACGGCAGACCTCGGCTGAATATTGAGGAAAGGCTGGTTTCAATTTGCCGTGAATCTCTTAACAAAGGTTCAACCTGGGTCTATTTGTCTGGCCCAAATTCATTTATTGCAATGGGAGAAAAGGCATGTAAAGCAAGCCCAGGCGTCGACTGGTATAGCGCCAAATGGGACATTTGATTCTCTTGCTCCTCTTTTAGTCTCCGTGGGCTTTATGCCTAAATGGAGGCTCAGAGGATGAACTGTGAAGCTAGGATTGTGAAGAATAGATTATAGATTAACTTGGAGACTTAATGCTAAACTTAATAATGGTTCTTTCCCCCCAAATGGCAGACGCTCATGTAGAAACATCGCTTTTCATGGGCAACGATGCAATCTGTGCTAAGAGAGATATAAAATAGACAGTGACCGATATTTCGATTACCATCATGCAAGTGGTTTTCTACCGTCGCTGCATGGATTAAGTTGCGACTTCCACAGGGGGAAATAAGGGCAAACATGTGGGGGTCTAAGATTAACGCAGGCGGCTAGTGAAATTAAAAGTTACACTCTTATTATAAACAGGAACTGTGTTCTGTCGGTTTTAAACCTTGTGCCTGTGGGACGGAGTCTAGATTCTTTTGCTCACGTAAATGAGGCTTCGGGATCTGATGTCGCTCGATTGATCACCGCTCGATTAATCACCTCTCAATTCGCCACCCTCAATTCGCCACGCTCACTTCCCCACCCTCATTTCACCACCCTCAATTCACTACCTTCTGTTATACTCGCAGCATGCCACAGTTTCTGTGTTACAGCCATAGTCAAAGTGATCGAGGAATGCTGCACCACAGAACACCGCTGTACCTTTTCAGGGCACGATATGGACCATTAACCTGATttagtaataataataataataaataaATAAGTGAGGAACGATGCTATGCCGGAGCTACTCCTGATAAAGACTAGTCTGCCCTGACATTAGAGTTCGGGAAACCATCAAACAGCGTAAGGTGGTGACAATATCGAAACGTACTATAGCAATACGTTGCTCCTACCCTCCGGGCAATCTTATGCTGGGGGGTCTATGTGAGTTGGCTGGGGGGAAGTTTGGTAACTGGGGCGATGAGTACTAGACGAGCCGCAAATTGGATGCCTGCAGTCGACGGGCGTCGCGATGTCGGCCTGCCAACCCCCTTATTATGCAGTAGCGCCGGTAACTAATGCTACGGATGCATGTTTCAAACTCAGATGACCGGAAAAGAACATCCGAAGTGGGGGGGTTCACAATTAGGTTTTACCCATCCCGACCAACACGAGCAGCGCGATATTCATCACAGCGATTAGACTCCAGACAAGCACCGCGATGATGGAGGTGACTATGTGGTTCCGCATCTGGACTTGCTTCACTTCAACCTCGCCATGACCTTCGCTTGTCTGCCCAGCGGGGACAGTCATATAGTAGCTGAAGCTTGTAAACCAAATGAGAGGAGCAGAGACAAATGGCAGGATGACACTGAGAACAACCTGACTGGCAGTCAGGGTTTTGTCCAGCCCTTCCTTGCCAACAGCAGCGGCGATGATAATGCTGGGAATGATACTGATGGAACGAGTAATGAGCCTTCGCAGCCAGGGTTGGATACTCCATTTCAGCATGCCCTCGCTAACCATCTGGCCTGCCATGGTGCAAACTATGCCCGCAGAGATACCCGACAGTAGCAGAGCCAAGGCAAAAaccagaccagcagctggcgcgATGGACGAGGAAAGGAGTTTGTGAATAACGAAGAGATCAGCGTTGGCGCCGCCGGGAACATCGTATAGAGAGGTACCCGCGACAATGAGAATGGCGCTATTGACGAACAGCGCGAAGGTAAAGAGCGACAATGTCAGCTCTATGATTGAGTATTTCATGCAGCCGCGGATTGCGTGGATGGTAGGGCGATACTCCACTTCGTCGCCATTGTTTCCCAGGGGCACTTTGGACTGAACATAGCCTGCGGTGACGTCGAAGTCTTTCAGACGAGACTGAACCAATCCActgccgaggaagagggaatGAGGCATGACGGTGGCCCCGAGGATACCGCAGCTTTGGTAAAGACTATATATCCAAGTCAGTGAGATTCATTTGCAATCAATTCAGGTATTTTCGCCTTACCTTTCAGACTGGACAATAGCAGACGATGGGAGATAGCCCCGAAAGACCTCACCGACAGATTGATCCTGAATGAGTGAGAGCTGAATGCAGAATAAGATGACAACCCCCAGCACAAGGGCCATCACGAAGAATTCGAACAAGCGCAATCCCCACATTGATCCATTGGGTCGCCAGAAAatgagcaggaagaagacatcgACCAAGGTGATAGCGCATCCCGCTACCAACGGGATGCTCAAAAGCAAATTCAGTGCGATTGCTGAGCCAAGCACCTATTTCAATCATCAGCACAAAATCTGCAATGCTTGCATTTGGCAGTGCGTACCTCCGCAATATCAGTTGCCACAATGGCCGCTTCTGCGAATACATAGAGAATGTATACCACCCAGCGTGGAAGATGCTTGCGGCAATTCTCAGCCAGGTTGAGGCCAGTGACGGTGCCCAGCTTGATGCACAGGGACTGTAGAAGGATTGCAAAGAGGTTGGACAGCAGAACGATGAATAGCAAGGCGTACTTGGACTGTGCGCCGGCCGCGACGTCGGTGGCGTAGTTCCCTGGGTCGATATAGGCGACCGCGATGAGGAACCCCGGACCGACAAAGCGGGCGAACTTAGCCAGGCTGCGCGCACAGTGCAaggtcgacgacgacgtAAAGGATTGACCAGGACGACGATGTGATCCGCTGGTCATTGGGGGTGGTTCACCCCCAGAGACCGCAGCTTGCCCATCCTTCCCAGCCCGAACAAACACCATTGTTCCTGCCGTATCCAGCGGTCCCATCAGCACCAGACACCAACTGCAACATTATTTACCATGATCTTCCCTGCGGACTATCCATCACTGCGTGTCGCTAGATTTCGCGGGGACTAGGAACTTCCAACACGCGGCCTCGGGAAGACTGCATCCGGTCTGCGCGCGTGGTTGACAGCGTGTTATAATGCAAATAACCTAATGAGCGCCTGCTGGAAGGTTCTCAACATCCCTGTTTATGGTGCTCAGAGCTCCGAGTCTAGACAGTGGTTCAATACCCAATTTGGACAGTGTCCGTCCCTTCCGTCCTATGCCGGGCCCCTTCAGGGGCGTATGATACTGTAAGTCTTCTGATCATCAATTGTCCCAAGCATTGTGTCATGGTCCGGTATTCTCAGCCGGAACTCTCCACAGACAACTTGTAATGGTTGAATTGACGCTCGAATTATTCAAGTTCACCGAAAAATTACCGCTATGACTTAATTGATGGATACCAGTGGATAAATTAGTTGCGCTCCCGATTATCATCGATACCCGATCGCTCTCGGTCGTTTAAAACCATTTGCGATTGGGTCCCGCCCGTTGGTACCTGTGCGGGATCGCCCTGCGTCCACTCATCTATCCAATGAGACCTTGCGGGGTCTGCGGGTCTCTGCTTAGACTGGTCAAAGTGTCTGTCTTAGCTCCGAAATGACCTTGATTGATGCGCCGCTACGAAAGACCTCGGAAATTTGTCATTATCTGAGCCCTGGGAAAGTCCATGTCCGTTCTCCCGATCGGGCACTTTATGATGTACATCCTAATAGGTACAGTTGCGAACGCACTGAATCAGGAAGGCCAAAGTTCGGTTCGAGGGAACGGGGCGCCGGTAATACTATTCTTTTAGTCCCTTGCAGGGGTTGGCTGGGGGCCCGGATGCTGAGAACCCGCATAATATCACTTACGCCCACGAGTGGAGGTATATAAACAGCCCCTGGGACCTGCTCTTCTGGTCCTCGTTGACTTCACACAGGATTACATTGCTCATCACACAGCTACCTGTTCAGACATTCGTTTTTTACTTAAACACTTTCTACTTGACAATATGAAGTTTACCTCTGCTGTTGTTGCCGGTGCGGCTGTGGGTCTGACCTACGCCAACCCCGTTGCGAAGCGCGCCGCCATCAATGACGGTATGCTGCCCCTGACACTGGTGACTTGGTATAATCTAGTTTGCTGACGATGTTCGCGTTCGCTGTCTAGCTGATATCCTCCAGTATGCTCTGACCCTGGAGCACCTCGAGGCCACCTTCTACGCCGAGGGTCTGAAGAACTACACTCGTCAGGACTTCGCCAACGCTGGCCTGAACGCCGCTGCCTACAGCAACCTTCAGATGATCGCTGGCGATGAGATGTCTCACGTGCAGTTCCTCACCAAGGCTCTGACCGGTATGTACTAATCAATCTGCCGCTCTACCCAAGTACAACCTGGCTAATAACTTGTCCCTTTTAGCTGCCGGAGCTAAGCCCGTGGAGCAATGCACCTACGCTTTCCCCTCCACCGATGTTGCGAGCTTCCTCGCTCTCGGTAACGTCCTGGAGGGTGTCGGTGTCAGCGCCTACCTCGGTGCCGCTGCTTCGATCATGGACAAGACCTACCTGACCGCTGCCGCGAGCATCCTGACCGTCGAGGCCCGCCACAGCGCCTACCTCCGTGCTGCCCTCGGTGAGGCTGCCTCTCCCCAGCCTTTCGACGACCCACTGGACTTCAACGAGGTCTACACTGTGGCCTCGCCCTTCATCGTCTCGTGCCCATCGAGCAACCAGATGCTGCCCGTCAAGGCATTCCCGTCTCTGACTATGTCTTCCATGGCCGCTGCCATGACTGGCTCCAAGGTCCAGCTGACTGCTGGCACTGGATTTGACATGTCCATGGATACTTCGGATCTCTATGCCGCATTCATCACCGTCACCGGTCCCGTCTGGGCTCCTCTGACCTCTTCGGGCAGCGGCAAGTTCACCGTCACTATCCCCAGCGGCGTTGCTGGCCAGAGCTACGTTGTCCTCACCAAGGGCAACTCCCAGGCCACCGACGACAACATCGTTGCCGGccccgccatcatcgaggtTGGCCCTATGGTTGGCAGCATGAACGACTGCGGTAGCAAGAGCATGTCCATGTCCAGCATGTCCTGGGCCATGCCCACTGCCACCCCCACCAAGGGAATGGGCAGCGGCTCCATGCCCTCCGGCTCCATGCCTAGCTCGACCTCGTCGGCTAGCTCCATGCCCTCCTACAACGCTGCTAGCGGAATGGGCGCTGGTAGCATCACCGGTGTCCTTGGCGCTGTGATGGCTGCTGTTGGTCTTCTCCTGTAAAGGATGTGTTTTTAATTCATTGATATATTGCGGAGGCTCGAAAGCTTCTCGGTACATATCGGTGCTATTGAAGCACAcgatcttttctttcttggatAGTCCCGCCTTCCAAGCCGGGATTGCCTAATACatttaatttttttttgaaaATTGACGACACCGAACTTAATGTTATAAATATCTGTAAACTACCTCTGAATGCTTCTAGGCTAAAAGGTGGGTTGAGGTGTGGGTAAAATGTGACCACTCTAATCAGTCCTTGGTCAATGGCGTATTCCGATGTAAACGGTGAGTATAACTGCTTGAGGCGATGAAATGGCATGTCGAGGTGCGTTTAAGGGGTGATCAGTTTTCACCATCCTAGTCATTGTTACTGGGATGAAATAGTTATCAGAGGTGTCACAAATTCTAGGTTATGAGAGAGGTATCACAATTCTTCAACATTGCCTTCATAGTTCGAGAAAAGCAATATCAAGAATAGAACTGCTTTAGACAGTGTTCCTAGAGTTACCAGTGCCCCAACAAGGTGCAGCTCAGTCAGAGGGTTGAAAGTGTTATGTCATGATTAGGTAACCCCAGCTTTCTGGAATATGTtatgcctcaggcatcaacCGCTTTGCTGATCTTCATCtctgatcttcatcttcatcggcttcacacacacaccatTCGCTTACTCGACTAGTTCTACCATGCCTGAAACACACTAATCCTCTCTCGATTCAGCCTCAGTCGTGACAACTACGACAGTAACAAGCTCAACAGCCCTGCCAACCCGCCTTGATCCAACCCAGACCCAGCTCTAGCACATCAACCCGCGACAATGGACACCGACGACAACCAAGCTATCCAGTATCTGGAAGGCCTACTAGGGCGTGCATTTCGGGTCCATACAACCGACAGCCGCATGTTTGTGGGCATCTTCAAATGTACCGATGCGGTGGGTATCCT
Encoded proteins:
- a CDS encoding uncharacterized protein (ID:PFLUO_004343-T1.cds;~source:funannotate) encodes the protein MKFTSAVVAGAAVGLTYANPVAKRAAINDADILQYALTLEHLEATFYAEGLKNYTRQDFANAGLNAAAYSNLQMIAGDEMSHVQFLTKALTAAGAKPVEQCTYAFPSTDVASFLALGNVLEGVGVSAYLGAAASIMDKTYLTAAASILTVEARHSAYLRAALGEAASPQPFDDPLDFNEVYTVASPFIVSCPSSNQMLPVKAFPSLTMSSMAAAMTGSKVQLTAGTGFDMSMDTSDLYAAFITVTGPVWAPLTSSGSGKFTVTIPSGVAGQSYVVLTKGNSQATDDNIVAGPAIIEVGPMVGSMNDCGSKSMSMSSMSWAMPTATPTKGMGSGSMPSGSMPSSTSSASSMPSYNAASGMGAGSITGVLGAVMAAVGLLL
- a CDS encoding uncharacterized protein (ID:PFLUO_004342-T1.cds;~source:funannotate), which codes for MVFVRAGKDGQAAVSGGEPPPMTSGSHRRPGQSFTSSSTLHCARSLAKFARFVGPGFLIAVAYIDPGNYATDVAAGAQSKYALLFIVLLSNLFAILLQSLCIKLGTVTGLNLAENCRKHLPRWVVYILYVFAEAAIVATDIAEVLGSAIALNLLLSIPLVAGCAITLVDVFFLLIFWRPNGSMWGLRLFEFFVMALVLGVVILFCIQLSLIQDQSVGEVFRGYLPSSAIVQSESLYQSCGILGATVMPHSLFLGSGLVQSRLKDFDVTAGYVQSKVPLGNNGDEVEYRPTIHAIRGCMKYSIIELTLSLFTFALFVNSAILIVAGTSLYDVPGGANADLFVIHKLLSSSIAPAAGLVFALALLLSGISAGIVCTMAGQMVSEGMLKWSIQPWLRRLITRSISIIPSIIIAAAVGKEGLDKTLTASQVVLSVILPFVSAPLIWFTSFSYYMTVPAGQTSEGHGEVEVKQVQMRNHIVTSIIAVLVWSLIAVMNIALLVLVGMGKT